The proteins below come from a single Cricetulus griseus strain 17A/GY chromosome 6, alternate assembly CriGri-PICRH-1.0, whole genome shotgun sequence genomic window:
- the Golga2 gene encoding golgin subfamily A member 2 isoform X3 translates to MWPPRFPPPHPGMSEETRQSKLAAAKKKLREYQQKNSPGVPAGAKKKKKIKNGSSPEKTTANDCQSPEDIQDILKVLVSDLNRSNGVSLPPLDKRKAPTDHTAPAPPTADDDTMFLGVVPSSDADLTSMASPQSHDAGNSSNLMEETKTFSSTESLRQLSQQLNGLVSESTSYINGEGLTSSNMKELESRYQELAVALDSSYVTNKQLSSTIEELKQQNQDTLDQLEKEKRDYQQKLAKEQGALREQLQVHIQTIGILVSEKAELQTALAHTQQAARQKAGESEDLASRLQSSRQRVGELERTLSTVSTQQKQADKYNKDLTKERDALKLELYKNNKNNEDLKQQNSELEEKLRVLVAEKAAAQSGVEDLQKKLEMSELLLQQFSSQSEASDSNQQLQHAMEERAQLETHVGQLMESLKQLQMERDQYAENLKGESAMWQQRVQQMAEQVHTLKEEKEHRESQVQELETSLAELRSQMEEPPPPPPPAGPSEVEQRLQGEVEQLQKELENLTEQLRAQVQDNESLSHLNREQEERLLELERAAERWSEQTEERKQILESMQSDRTTISRALSQNRELKEQLAELQNGFVRLTNENMEITSALQSEQHVKKELAKKLGELQERLGELKETVELKSQEAQSLQEQRDQCLSHLQQYAAAYQQHLAAYEQLTSEKEAVHKQLLLQTQLMDQLQHEEVQSKMAAEMARQELQKTQERLEATSQENQQLQAQLSLLALPGEEETTYCLPPGDEEQEEQEEEAPRPSLTIPEDLDSKEAMVAFFNTAIASAEEEQTRLRVQLREQKARCRSLAHLSTPVQSKIPSNVSDSVSEESNQALHVAMEKLQSRFLEVMQEKVELKERVEELEHCCIQLSGETDTIGEYIALYQNQRAVLKARHLEKEEYISRLAQDKEEMKIKLLELQELVLRLVNERNEWQGKFLAVSQNPVDVPTPVPTGSQGFGAADQQGDLREVSLADSIEPAQGAPGALTPPENPTAQQIMQLLREIQNPQERPGLGSNPCIPFFYRADENDEVKIMVV, encoded by the exons ATGTGGCCCCCCcgcttcccccctccccaccccggGATGTCGGAAGAAACCAGGCAGAGCAAATTGGCTGCGGCCAAGAAAAAG TTGAGAGAGTATCAGCAGAAGAATAGTCCTGGTGTTCCTGCAGGAgcgaaaaagaagaaaaagattaaaaatggCAGTAGCCCTGAGAAAACCACCGCCAATGATTGTCAGTCACCAGAGGAT ATTCAGGACATTCTGAAGGTGTTGGTGTCCGACCTTAACCGTTCCAATGGGGTCTCACTCCCTCCATTAGACAAGAGGAAG GCGCCCACTGACCACACTGCTCCTGCACCGCCAACTGCTGATGATGACACTATGTTTCTTGGTGTTGTCCCTTCCTCTGATGCTGACCTCACTAGCATGGCATCGCCTCAG AGCCATGATGCTGGCAATAGCTCTAACCTCATGGAGGAGACCAA GACTTTCTCATCAACTGAGAGTCTGCGACAACTTTCTCAACAACTCAATGGTCTTGTGTCTGAG TCTACATCCTACATCAACGGGGAGGGCCTCACATCTTCTAACATGAAGGAACTGGAG AGCCGGTACCAAGAGCTAGCAGTAGCCCTGGACTCCAGCtatgtaacaaacaaacaactcagtAGCACGATAGAGGAATTG AAACAACAGAACCAAGACACTCTGGATCAACTGGAAAAA GAGAAGAGGGATTATCAGCAGAAGCTGGCAAAGGAGCAGGGAGCTCTCAGGGAACAACTGCAG GTTCACATTCAGACCATAGGCATCCTGGTGTCTGAGAAGGCAGAATTACAGACAGCCCTGGCTCACACACAGCAAGCAGCCAGGCAGAAAGCAG GAGAGTCAGAGGATCTTGCCAGCCGCCTGCAGTCTTCCCGACAGCGTGTGGGAGAGCTAGAGCGGACGCTGTCTACTGTGTCAACGCAACAGAAACAGGCGGACAAG TACAACAAGGACCTAACCAAAGAGCGAGATGCCCTCAAGCTGGAGCTGTACAAGAACAA CAAAAATAATGAGGACCTGAAGCAGCAGAACTCAGAACTGGAAGAGAAACTTCGAGTCTTAGTGGCAGAGAAAGCAGCTGCACAGTCAGGGGTGGAGGACCTGCAGAAGAAGCTGGAAATGTCGGAGCTGCTGCTGCAGCAG TTCTCAAGCCAATCTGAGGCCTCTGATAGTAACCAGCAGTTACAACATGCCATGGAGGAGCGGGCTCAGCTGGAGACCCATGTAGGCCAG TTGATGGAGTCTCTGAAACAGCTCCAGATGGAGAGAGACCAGTATGCAGAAAACCTGAAAGGAGAAAGTGCCATGTGGCAGCAGAGGGTACAGCAAATGGCAGAGCAG GTGCACACtctgaaggaggagaaggaacacagagaaagtCAGGTACAAGAGCTGGAGACCAGCTTGGCCGAACTCAGAAGTCAGATGG AGGAGCCGCCACCCCCACCGCCCCCAGCTGGACCCTCTGAGGTGGAACAGCGGCTGCAGGGAGAGGTTGAACAACTGCAGAAGGAACTGGAGAATCTGACAGAACAGCTGAGGGCCCAGGTGCAGGATAATGAGAGCCTGAGCCACCTGAACCGGGAGCAGGAGGAGCGGCTGCTGGAGCTGGAGCGGGCAGCAGAGCGCTGGAGTGAGCAGACTGAGGAGCGCAAGCAGATCCTGGAGAGCATGCAGAGTGACCGCACCACCATCAGCAGAGCGCTGTCACAGAACCGCGAGCTAAAGGAGCAGTTGGCTGAGCTGCAAAACGGCTTCGTCAGGCTG ACCAACGAGAACATGGAGATCACCAGTGCACTGCAGTCAGAGCAGCATGTCAAGAAAGAGCTGGCCAAGAAGCTGGGAGAGCTGCAGGAGAGGCTGGGGGAGCTGAAGGAGACG GTGGAGCTGAAGAGCCAAGAAGCACAGAGTCTGCAAGAGCAGCGAGACCAGTGCCTGTCCCACCTGCAGCAGTATGCTGCTGCCTACCAACAGCACTTGGCTGCCTATGAGCAGCTGACCTCTGAGAAGGAGGCAGTGCACAAGCAGCTTCTGCTGCAGACACAGCTCATGGACCAGTTGCAGCATGAGGAAGTACAGAGCAAGATGGCAGCTGAAATGGCCCGCCAGGAGTTGCAAAAGACCCAG GAGCGCCTGGAAGCCACCAGCCAGGAGAACCAGCAACTCCAGGCCCAGCTGAGCCTCTTGGCTCTCCCTGGAGAAG AGGAGACAACCTACTGTCTGCCCCCAGGAgatgaggagcaggaggagcaggaggaggaggctcCTCGGCCTAGTCTGACCATCCCAGAAGACCTAGACAGTAAAGAAGCCATG GTGGCTTTCTTTAACACAGCTATAGCCAGTGCTGAGGAAGAGCAGACCCGGCTACGTGTACAATTGAGAGAGCAGAAGGCACGTTGCCGAAGCTTGGCTCACTTGTCCACCCCAGTCCAAAGCAAGATCCCCAGTAATGTGAGTGATTCTGTGTCTGAGGAGAGCAACCAGGCCCTACATGTAGCCATGGAGAAGCTGCAG AGCCGCTTCTTGGAGGTCATGCAGGAGAAAGTGGAGCTCAAGGAGAGGGTAGAGGAACTCGAACATTGCTGTATCCAGCTCTCTGGAGAGACAGACACCATTG GAGAGTACATTGCCCTCTACCAAAACCAGAGGGCAGTGCTAAAGGCTAGGCATTTGGAGAAGGAGGAGTACATCAGCAGGCTAGCCCAGGACAAGGAGGAAATGAAA ATAAAGCTGCTAGAGCTGCAGGAGCTGGTGTTGAGGCTTGTGAATGAGCGCAATGAATGGCAGGGCAAATTCCTGGCAGTCTCTCAGAACCCTGTTGATGTGCCCACCCCAGTGCCCACAGGCTCCCAGGGATTTGGAGCTGCTGACCAGCAGGGTG ACCTTAGGGAGGTGAGCCTGGCCGACAGTATAGAGCCTGCACAAGGAGCGCCGGGGGCACTCACTCCCCCTGAGAACCCCACTGCACAGCAGATCATGCAGCTACTGCGTGAGATCCAGAACCCTCAGGAACGTCCAGGCCTGGGCAGCAATCCTTGTATCCCCTTTTTCTACCGTGCTGATGAGAATGACGAAGTGAAAATTATGGTTGTCTAA
- the Golga2 gene encoding golgin subfamily A member 2 isoform X4 has translation MWPPRFPPPHPGMSEETRQSKLAAAKKKLREYQQKNSPGVPAGAKKKKKIKNGSSPEKTTANDCQSPEDIQDILKVLVSDLNRSNGVSLPPLDKRKAPTDHTAPAPPTADDDTMFLGVVPSSDADLTSMASPQSHDAGNSSNLMEETKTFSSTESLRQLSQQLNGLVSESTSYINGEGLTSSNMKELESRYQELAVALDSSYVTNKQLSSTIEELKQQNQDTLDQLEKEKRDYQQKLAKEQGALREQLQVHIQTIGILVSEKAELQTALAHTQQAARQKAGESEDLASRLQSSRQRVGELERTLSTVSTQQKQADKYNKDLTKERDALKLELYKNNKNNEDLKQQNSELEEKLRVLVAEKAAAQSGVEDLQKKLEMSELLLQQFSSQSEASDSNQQLQHAMEERAQLETHVGQLMESLKQLQMERDQYAENLKGESAMWQQRVQQMAEQVHTLKEEKEHRESQVQELETSLAELRSQMEEPPPPPPPAGPSEVEQRLQGEVEQLQKELENLTEQLRAQVQDNESLSHLNREQEERLLELERAAERWSEQTEERKQILESMQSDRTTISRALSQNRELKEQLAELQNGFVRLTNENMEITSALQSEQHVKKELAKKLGELQERLGELKETVELKSQEAQSLQEQRDQCLSHLQQYAAAYQQHLAAYEQLTSEKEAVHKQLLLQTQLMDQLQHEEVQSKMAAEMARQELQKTQERLEATSQENQQLQAQLSLLALPGEGDEEQEEQEEEAPRPSLTIPEDLDSKEAMVAFFNTAIASAEEEQTRLRVQLREQKARCRSLAHLSTPVQSKIPSNVSDSVSEESNQALHVAMEKLQSRFLEVMQEKVELKERVEELEHCCIQLSGETDTIGEYIALYQNQRAVLKARHLEKEEYISRLAQDKEEMKIKLLELQELVLRLVNERNEWQGKFLAVSQNPVDVPTPVPTGSQGFGAADQQGDLREVSLADSIEPAQGAPGALTPPENPTAQQIMQLLREIQNPQERPGLGSNPCIPFFYRADENDEVKIMVV, from the exons ATGTGGCCCCCCcgcttcccccctccccaccccggGATGTCGGAAGAAACCAGGCAGAGCAAATTGGCTGCGGCCAAGAAAAAG TTGAGAGAGTATCAGCAGAAGAATAGTCCTGGTGTTCCTGCAGGAgcgaaaaagaagaaaaagattaaaaatggCAGTAGCCCTGAGAAAACCACCGCCAATGATTGTCAGTCACCAGAGGAT ATTCAGGACATTCTGAAGGTGTTGGTGTCCGACCTTAACCGTTCCAATGGGGTCTCACTCCCTCCATTAGACAAGAGGAAG GCGCCCACTGACCACACTGCTCCTGCACCGCCAACTGCTGATGATGACACTATGTTTCTTGGTGTTGTCCCTTCCTCTGATGCTGACCTCACTAGCATGGCATCGCCTCAG AGCCATGATGCTGGCAATAGCTCTAACCTCATGGAGGAGACCAA GACTTTCTCATCAACTGAGAGTCTGCGACAACTTTCTCAACAACTCAATGGTCTTGTGTCTGAG TCTACATCCTACATCAACGGGGAGGGCCTCACATCTTCTAACATGAAGGAACTGGAG AGCCGGTACCAAGAGCTAGCAGTAGCCCTGGACTCCAGCtatgtaacaaacaaacaactcagtAGCACGATAGAGGAATTG AAACAACAGAACCAAGACACTCTGGATCAACTGGAAAAA GAGAAGAGGGATTATCAGCAGAAGCTGGCAAAGGAGCAGGGAGCTCTCAGGGAACAACTGCAG GTTCACATTCAGACCATAGGCATCCTGGTGTCTGAGAAGGCAGAATTACAGACAGCCCTGGCTCACACACAGCAAGCAGCCAGGCAGAAAGCAG GAGAGTCAGAGGATCTTGCCAGCCGCCTGCAGTCTTCCCGACAGCGTGTGGGAGAGCTAGAGCGGACGCTGTCTACTGTGTCAACGCAACAGAAACAGGCGGACAAG TACAACAAGGACCTAACCAAAGAGCGAGATGCCCTCAAGCTGGAGCTGTACAAGAACAA CAAAAATAATGAGGACCTGAAGCAGCAGAACTCAGAACTGGAAGAGAAACTTCGAGTCTTAGTGGCAGAGAAAGCAGCTGCACAGTCAGGGGTGGAGGACCTGCAGAAGAAGCTGGAAATGTCGGAGCTGCTGCTGCAGCAG TTCTCAAGCCAATCTGAGGCCTCTGATAGTAACCAGCAGTTACAACATGCCATGGAGGAGCGGGCTCAGCTGGAGACCCATGTAGGCCAG TTGATGGAGTCTCTGAAACAGCTCCAGATGGAGAGAGACCAGTATGCAGAAAACCTGAAAGGAGAAAGTGCCATGTGGCAGCAGAGGGTACAGCAAATGGCAGAGCAG GTGCACACtctgaaggaggagaaggaacacagagaaagtCAGGTACAAGAGCTGGAGACCAGCTTGGCCGAACTCAGAAGTCAGATGG AGGAGCCGCCACCCCCACCGCCCCCAGCTGGACCCTCTGAGGTGGAACAGCGGCTGCAGGGAGAGGTTGAACAACTGCAGAAGGAACTGGAGAATCTGACAGAACAGCTGAGGGCCCAGGTGCAGGATAATGAGAGCCTGAGCCACCTGAACCGGGAGCAGGAGGAGCGGCTGCTGGAGCTGGAGCGGGCAGCAGAGCGCTGGAGTGAGCAGACTGAGGAGCGCAAGCAGATCCTGGAGAGCATGCAGAGTGACCGCACCACCATCAGCAGAGCGCTGTCACAGAACCGCGAGCTAAAGGAGCAGTTGGCTGAGCTGCAAAACGGCTTCGTCAGGCTG ACCAACGAGAACATGGAGATCACCAGTGCACTGCAGTCAGAGCAGCATGTCAAGAAAGAGCTGGCCAAGAAGCTGGGAGAGCTGCAGGAGAGGCTGGGGGAGCTGAAGGAGACG GTGGAGCTGAAGAGCCAAGAAGCACAGAGTCTGCAAGAGCAGCGAGACCAGTGCCTGTCCCACCTGCAGCAGTATGCTGCTGCCTACCAACAGCACTTGGCTGCCTATGAGCAGCTGACCTCTGAGAAGGAGGCAGTGCACAAGCAGCTTCTGCTGCAGACACAGCTCATGGACCAGTTGCAGCATGAGGAAGTACAGAGCAAGATGGCAGCTGAAATGGCCCGCCAGGAGTTGCAAAAGACCCAG GAGCGCCTGGAAGCCACCAGCCAGGAGAACCAGCAACTCCAGGCCCAGCTGAGCCTCTTGGCTCTCCCTGGAGAAG GAgatgaggagcaggaggagcaggaggaggaggctcCTCGGCCTAGTCTGACCATCCCAGAAGACCTAGACAGTAAAGAAGCCATG GTGGCTTTCTTTAACACAGCTATAGCCAGTGCTGAGGAAGAGCAGACCCGGCTACGTGTACAATTGAGAGAGCAGAAGGCACGTTGCCGAAGCTTGGCTCACTTGTCCACCCCAGTCCAAAGCAAGATCCCCAGTAATGTGAGTGATTCTGTGTCTGAGGAGAGCAACCAGGCCCTACATGTAGCCATGGAGAAGCTGCAG AGCCGCTTCTTGGAGGTCATGCAGGAGAAAGTGGAGCTCAAGGAGAGGGTAGAGGAACTCGAACATTGCTGTATCCAGCTCTCTGGAGAGACAGACACCATTG GAGAGTACATTGCCCTCTACCAAAACCAGAGGGCAGTGCTAAAGGCTAGGCATTTGGAGAAGGAGGAGTACATCAGCAGGCTAGCCCAGGACAAGGAGGAAATGAAA ATAAAGCTGCTAGAGCTGCAGGAGCTGGTGTTGAGGCTTGTGAATGAGCGCAATGAATGGCAGGGCAAATTCCTGGCAGTCTCTCAGAACCCTGTTGATGTGCCCACCCCAGTGCCCACAGGCTCCCAGGGATTTGGAGCTGCTGACCAGCAGGGTG ACCTTAGGGAGGTGAGCCTGGCCGACAGTATAGAGCCTGCACAAGGAGCGCCGGGGGCACTCACTCCCCCTGAGAACCCCACTGCACAGCAGATCATGCAGCTACTGCGTGAGATCCAGAACCCTCAGGAACGTCCAGGCCTGGGCAGCAATCCTTGTATCCCCTTTTTCTACCGTGCTGATGAGAATGACGAAGTGAAAATTATGGTTGTCTAA
- the Golga2 gene encoding golgin subfamily A member 2 isoform X2, with protein MWPPRFPPPHPGMSEETRQSKLAAAKKKLREYQQKNSPGVPAGAKKKKKIKNGSSPEKTTANDCQSPEDIQDILKVLVSDLNRSNGVSLPPLDKRKAPTDHTAPAPPTADDDTMFLGVVPSSDADLTSMASPQSHDAGNSSNLMEETKTFSSTESLRQLSQQLNGLVSESTSYINGEGLTSSNMKELESRYQELAVALDSSYVTNKQLSSTIEELKQQNQDTLDQLEKEKRDYQQKLAKEQGALREQLQVHIQTIGILVSEKAELQTALAHTQQAARQKAGESEDLASRLQSSRQRVGELERTLSTVSTQQKQADKYNKDLTKERDALKLELYKNNKNNEDLKQQNSELEEKLRVLVAEKAAAQSGVEDLQKKLEMSELLLQQFSSQSEASDSNQQLQHAMEERAQLETHVGQLMESLKQLQMERDQYAENLKGESAMWQQRVQQMAEQVHTLKEEKEHRESQVQELETSLAELRSQMEEPPPPPPPAGPSEVEQRLQGEVEQLQKELENLTEQLRAQVQDNESLSHLNREQEERLLELERAAERWSEQTEERKQILESMQSDRTTISRALSQNRELKEQLAELQNGFVRLTNENMEITSALQSEQHVKKELAKKLGELQERLGELKETVELKSQEAQSLQEQRDQCLSHLQQYAAAYQQHLAAYEQLTSEKEAVHKQLLLQTQLMDQLQHEEVQSKMAAEMARQELQKTQERLEATSQENQQLQAQLSLLALPGEAHSVYLLGLLEETTYCLPPGDEEQEEQEEEAPRPSLTIPEDLDSKEAMVAFFNTAIASAEEEQTRLRVQLREQKARCRSLAHLSTPVQSKIPSNVSDSVSEESNQALHVAMEKLQSRFLEVMQEKVELKERVEELEHCCIQLSGETDTIGEYIALYQNQRAVLKARHLEKEEYISRLAQDKEEMKIKLLELQELVLRLVNERNEWQGKFLAVSQNPVDVPTPVPTGSQGFGAADQQGDLREVSLADSIEPAQGAPGALTPPENPTAQQIMQLLREIQNPQERPGLGSNPCIPFFYRADENDEVKIMVV; from the exons ATGTGGCCCCCCcgcttcccccctccccaccccggGATGTCGGAAGAAACCAGGCAGAGCAAATTGGCTGCGGCCAAGAAAAAG TTGAGAGAGTATCAGCAGAAGAATAGTCCTGGTGTTCCTGCAGGAgcgaaaaagaagaaaaagattaaaaatggCAGTAGCCCTGAGAAAACCACCGCCAATGATTGTCAGTCACCAGAGGAT ATTCAGGACATTCTGAAGGTGTTGGTGTCCGACCTTAACCGTTCCAATGGGGTCTCACTCCCTCCATTAGACAAGAGGAAG GCGCCCACTGACCACACTGCTCCTGCACCGCCAACTGCTGATGATGACACTATGTTTCTTGGTGTTGTCCCTTCCTCTGATGCTGACCTCACTAGCATGGCATCGCCTCAG AGCCATGATGCTGGCAATAGCTCTAACCTCATGGAGGAGACCAA GACTTTCTCATCAACTGAGAGTCTGCGACAACTTTCTCAACAACTCAATGGTCTTGTGTCTGAG TCTACATCCTACATCAACGGGGAGGGCCTCACATCTTCTAACATGAAGGAACTGGAG AGCCGGTACCAAGAGCTAGCAGTAGCCCTGGACTCCAGCtatgtaacaaacaaacaactcagtAGCACGATAGAGGAATTG AAACAACAGAACCAAGACACTCTGGATCAACTGGAAAAA GAGAAGAGGGATTATCAGCAGAAGCTGGCAAAGGAGCAGGGAGCTCTCAGGGAACAACTGCAG GTTCACATTCAGACCATAGGCATCCTGGTGTCTGAGAAGGCAGAATTACAGACAGCCCTGGCTCACACACAGCAAGCAGCCAGGCAGAAAGCAG GAGAGTCAGAGGATCTTGCCAGCCGCCTGCAGTCTTCCCGACAGCGTGTGGGAGAGCTAGAGCGGACGCTGTCTACTGTGTCAACGCAACAGAAACAGGCGGACAAG TACAACAAGGACCTAACCAAAGAGCGAGATGCCCTCAAGCTGGAGCTGTACAAGAACAA CAAAAATAATGAGGACCTGAAGCAGCAGAACTCAGAACTGGAAGAGAAACTTCGAGTCTTAGTGGCAGAGAAAGCAGCTGCACAGTCAGGGGTGGAGGACCTGCAGAAGAAGCTGGAAATGTCGGAGCTGCTGCTGCAGCAG TTCTCAAGCCAATCTGAGGCCTCTGATAGTAACCAGCAGTTACAACATGCCATGGAGGAGCGGGCTCAGCTGGAGACCCATGTAGGCCAG TTGATGGAGTCTCTGAAACAGCTCCAGATGGAGAGAGACCAGTATGCAGAAAACCTGAAAGGAGAAAGTGCCATGTGGCAGCAGAGGGTACAGCAAATGGCAGAGCAG GTGCACACtctgaaggaggagaaggaacacagagaaagtCAGGTACAAGAGCTGGAGACCAGCTTGGCCGAACTCAGAAGTCAGATGG AGGAGCCGCCACCCCCACCGCCCCCAGCTGGACCCTCTGAGGTGGAACAGCGGCTGCAGGGAGAGGTTGAACAACTGCAGAAGGAACTGGAGAATCTGACAGAACAGCTGAGGGCCCAGGTGCAGGATAATGAGAGCCTGAGCCACCTGAACCGGGAGCAGGAGGAGCGGCTGCTGGAGCTGGAGCGGGCAGCAGAGCGCTGGAGTGAGCAGACTGAGGAGCGCAAGCAGATCCTGGAGAGCATGCAGAGTGACCGCACCACCATCAGCAGAGCGCTGTCACAGAACCGCGAGCTAAAGGAGCAGTTGGCTGAGCTGCAAAACGGCTTCGTCAGGCTG ACCAACGAGAACATGGAGATCACCAGTGCACTGCAGTCAGAGCAGCATGTCAAGAAAGAGCTGGCCAAGAAGCTGGGAGAGCTGCAGGAGAGGCTGGGGGAGCTGAAGGAGACG GTGGAGCTGAAGAGCCAAGAAGCACAGAGTCTGCAAGAGCAGCGAGACCAGTGCCTGTCCCACCTGCAGCAGTATGCTGCTGCCTACCAACAGCACTTGGCTGCCTATGAGCAGCTGACCTCTGAGAAGGAGGCAGTGCACAAGCAGCTTCTGCTGCAGACACAGCTCATGGACCAGTTGCAGCATGAGGAAGTACAGAGCAAGATGGCAGCTGAAATGGCCCGCCAGGAGTTGCAAAAGACCCAG GAGCGCCTGGAAGCCACCAGCCAGGAGAACCAGCAACTCCAGGCCCAGCTGAGCCTCTTGGCTCTCCCTGGAGAAG CCCACTCTGTCTACCTGTTGGGACTGTTAGAGGAGACAACCTACTGTCTGCCCCCAGGAgatgaggagcaggaggagcaggaggaggaggctcCTCGGCCTAGTCTGACCATCCCAGAAGACCTAGACAGTAAAGAAGCCATG GTGGCTTTCTTTAACACAGCTATAGCCAGTGCTGAGGAAGAGCAGACCCGGCTACGTGTACAATTGAGAGAGCAGAAGGCACGTTGCCGAAGCTTGGCTCACTTGTCCACCCCAGTCCAAAGCAAGATCCCCAGTAATGTGAGTGATTCTGTGTCTGAGGAGAGCAACCAGGCCCTACATGTAGCCATGGAGAAGCTGCAG AGCCGCTTCTTGGAGGTCATGCAGGAGAAAGTGGAGCTCAAGGAGAGGGTAGAGGAACTCGAACATTGCTGTATCCAGCTCTCTGGAGAGACAGACACCATTG GAGAGTACATTGCCCTCTACCAAAACCAGAGGGCAGTGCTAAAGGCTAGGCATTTGGAGAAGGAGGAGTACATCAGCAGGCTAGCCCAGGACAAGGAGGAAATGAAA ATAAAGCTGCTAGAGCTGCAGGAGCTGGTGTTGAGGCTTGTGAATGAGCGCAATGAATGGCAGGGCAAATTCCTGGCAGTCTCTCAGAACCCTGTTGATGTGCCCACCCCAGTGCCCACAGGCTCCCAGGGATTTGGAGCTGCTGACCAGCAGGGTG ACCTTAGGGAGGTGAGCCTGGCCGACAGTATAGAGCCTGCACAAGGAGCGCCGGGGGCACTCACTCCCCCTGAGAACCCCACTGCACAGCAGATCATGCAGCTACTGCGTGAGATCCAGAACCCTCAGGAACGTCCAGGCCTGGGCAGCAATCCTTGTATCCCCTTTTTCTACCGTGCTGATGAGAATGACGAAGTGAAAATTATGGTTGTCTAA